A region from the Planctomycetia bacterium genome encodes:
- a CDS encoding PQQ-binding-like beta-propeller repeat protein, which produces MLRKLLISTSCLAVLGISLAEDSAPKKPGSDFSFAPKSWPMYGGTPDRNMVNHIDKGIPAEWDVDKNKNVLWFAELGSQSYGNPVISGGKVFLGTNNGNPRDPAIKGDRGNLMCFRTSDGRFLWQIVHDKLPAGRVNDWMEQGVCSSPLVEGDKVYYVSNRGEVICATTEGLSAGNVGVKDEQYKGVEHGDIVWRLDMMKELAVFQHNMASCSPLLAGDILMIITGNGHDESHENIPSPQAPSFLGIDKKTGKVIWSSNLPGDKILHGQWSNPCYAVIGGVPQVIFCGGDSWMYAFDPTNGKLLWKFDCNPKNTVYKLGGKGTKNEIIGTPVVYEGKVYLAIGQDPEHGDGVGHMWCIDPAGKTGDISPKNDNFDPKAPENKGSGLVWHYGGTKEDGELKWHRSMSTAAVHNGLMYICTLHGFVSCFDANTGQHYWTHDTLSNIWGSCYVVDGKVYVGTEEGDILVFAEGKELKLLSKNDMKGSVLSTPVVADGVLYVMTKNRLYAIKQK; this is translated from the coding sequence ATGCTGCGTAAGCTACTCATTAGTACATCATGTCTGGCTGTGTTGGGCATCAGTCTGGCTGAAGACAGTGCACCCAAAAAGCCGGGAAGCGATTTCAGCTTTGCTCCGAAAAGCTGGCCGATGTATGGCGGCACACCTGACCGAAACATGGTGAATCACATCGACAAGGGTATCCCTGCCGAATGGGATGTTGATAAGAACAAGAATGTACTCTGGTTTGCTGAACTGGGTTCGCAATCGTACGGCAATCCGGTAATTTCAGGGGGCAAGGTTTTCCTAGGCACCAACAATGGCAATCCTCGCGATCCGGCTATCAAAGGTGACCGTGGCAACCTCATGTGCTTCCGTACCAGCGATGGTCGTTTCCTCTGGCAGATTGTCCACGACAAACTGCCTGCTGGCCGCGTCAACGATTGGATGGAACAAGGTGTCTGCTCTTCACCGCTGGTGGAAGGCGACAAAGTCTATTATGTCAGCAATCGTGGCGAAGTAATATGTGCCACAACAGAGGGATTAAGTGCAGGCAACGTCGGCGTGAAGGACGAGCAATACAAAGGCGTCGAGCACGGCGATATTGTCTGGCGACTCGACATGATGAAGGAATTGGCAGTTTTTCAGCATAACATGGCATCGTGTTCACCACTGCTGGCGGGTGATATCCTCATGATCATTACCGGCAATGGTCATGATGAATCCCATGAGAACATTCCCTCGCCACAAGCCCCAAGCTTTCTGGGCATTGATAAAAAGACAGGCAAAGTCATCTGGTCGAGCAATCTGCCTGGCGACAAGATTCTGCATGGCCAATGGTCCAATCCCTGTTATGCCGTCATCGGCGGTGTGCCGCAGGTCATTTTCTGTGGTGGCGACAGTTGGATGTATGCATTTGATCCGACCAACGGCAAACTGCTATGGAAGTTCGATTGCAATCCCAAGAACACTGTGTACAAACTGGGTGGCAAAGGAACCAAGAATGAGATCATTGGAACACCGGTTGTCTACGAAGGCAAAGTTTATCTGGCTATCGGCCAGGACCCTGAACATGGCGACGGCGTAGGCCATATGTGGTGCATTGATCCCGCAGGTAAGACTGGCGATATTTCTCCTAAAAATGATAATTTCGACCCCAAAGCGCCAGAGAACAAAGGCAGCGGCCTGGTCTGGCATTATGGTGGCACGAAAGAAGATGGTGAACTCAAATGGCATCGCAGCATGTCAACTGCCGCAGTGCATAACGGGTTGATGTACATCTGCACGCTGCATGGCTTCGTCAGTTGTTTTGATGCCAACACCGGCCAGCACTACTGGACACACGATACCCTGAGCAACATCTGGGGATCGTGCTATGTGGTGGATGGCAAAGTGTATGTTGGCACCGAAGAAGGGGACATTCTCGTTTTCGCAGAGGGCAAGGAACTGAAACTCCTTTCCAAGAATGACATGAAAGGCTCAGTGCTGAGTACCCCTGTTGTTGCCGATGGCGTTCTCTATGTAATGACCAAAAACAGGCTGTACGCCATCAAGCAGAAGTAG